The Mucilaginibacter rubeus genomic interval AGCATTATTTTATAACTTTCACCCCAACAGAACGTAGAAGTTTTTTGATGAAAAGAATCGGTACATTTATATTATTCATTTTATTATCATTAACGGTATACGCGAATGATATTAATGATGTTGCCGCTACCGATACTAATGAGGTTATATCCATAAATGCAAATGCATATAAAAACAGGTTAACTAACCCCGAGCAAACCGTTCAGGATGCTAATAAGGCACTCAAATTATCAACCAAACTCAATTACATTAACGGTATTGCCGAAGCTTATCGTGTTATTGGTATAGGTAAATACTATTTAGATCAGCCCGAAAAAGCTATAGAAAACTACCTTAATTCGCTTTCATATTTTACCCGTAATAATAACCTGAAGGGTGAGGCGAGCGTTTATAATAACATTGGTATCCTATTCAGGGACCATGATTATGAACGCTCTCTTGATTATCTTAATAAAGGGTTGGAGATAGCTCAAAAAATAAATGATGCTAAGCTGCTTGGTTCATTGTACCTGAACATAGGTAACGTTTACACGCGTAAAAATAACCTGTATATGGCGCTTAAGTTTTATGATAAAAGCTTCCCCATATTTCAAAAACGCAAGGACAGTATTAACATGATCCAGTGTTTGCAAAACAGGGGTGTTATTTATTTTAAGCTTAAAGATTATGATAAGGCGCTAAGTTTATTGCTTGAGGCCAACACTGGGGCAAAAGCTGGCGATTTAAATGAATCCGTAGCCAGCGTTGACCTTACGCTTGCAGCGCTTTATATGGCCAAAGGTGATTTTAAAAACGCGGAGAAGATGGTGCAGGAGGGCACTGCCTATACCCAATTGGTAAAAGATCCAAAACTTGATTACGATTATAAATATACTACGTACGAACTGGAGTATAATAAAAAGAATTACGCCCGCGCGGTAAATTTATTGAGAGAAATTTATACCCAGGATAGTACAACCTATAAAACCAACGTATCGGCACAAATGAATTTGGTTGAGGCTAAGCGCAGGCAGGAAGAGCAGCTAAAAGAGAATGAAAGAATTGCCGAACGCCAGGCTTATGACCGGTCGAAGTTTTGGGCTGTAACTGTAGTTGCGGGTTTGTTGCTGGTAGTAATTGGGTTGCTTATAAGCAATGTGAAACGCAAGGCCAAAACCAATGCCCAGCTTACGCTTTTAAATGGTGAAGTATCGCGGCAAAAAGATAACCTTGACCGTATAAATCATCACCTGGAAGAGATTATCGACGAGCGTACCAAAGATCTACAGCTAAAAAACAAAAAGCTTTCGGAACATTCATCTTATCTGTCGCATCAGATCAGGGGACCAATAGCAACACTTCGCGGCTTAATTAACCTCGAAAAAGAAGGCCTGGTTGACCAGGCCGAATGTTTGGATATGATGGATAAGTGTGTATCTGAAATTGATGAAAAGATCATCGAAATGAGCGATATGCTGCATAACCCACCCCGGGTTTAATACGCAAAATGCACAGGTAAATTTGAATGTATCTGTGCTTCAATAAGCCCCAGGTATATACAATACCACGATATCATTTGTAACACCAGCAATTGCCTGTGTTGGTTGTAGCCCTGAGTTTCAAAAGCCAGTGTTTCACTGGCTGATGTTACAAAAAATCTTACCTCTCCTTTGCTTGGTTTAAAACGAGCCTTCAGTAAATCAAAAGCTTTAACTTTTAGTTTGCTTTTGGGATCATGGATGATGCCATCACTCAGGTTTTCGTTTTTTGATATAGAGATAAGATAATTTGACATACGCTTTTTATTTATACCCGTATGCCACAATTATTACTCCAAAACCTTTATAAAGCGCTCATTATCGATAAATTAGCGAATACAATAAAATGAAATTTATTTAAATTTCGTTTTATTAAATAATGTTAACTGGTATTTAATGGAAGCCGTTTGGCTGGATACTAATACGAAGCAAACAATATACACTATCGATAAATTGTAACATTTTCAGCACACAATTACATGGCCACTACGGCCTTGTTACGTAGCTCTTCATAAAGTAATATAACCTTACGTTGTAAATTGGCAATTTCCGATTCGCGGTCTATTAGTTTTTTTTGTGCTACGCTCAAGCTCGAAGGTTTCGTATCAACCTCTTCACTATCGAGGGCAAGCAGGTGTACTACATTCACATCAAAAATATTAGCGATTTGTTCCAGGCGCGATAAGTTAATATCGGTTACACCTGTTTCAATTTTTGAAAATGCCGGAATTGAGATGCCCAAACGGTTGGCCACATCTTCCTGGCTCCATCCATGTTGGTGGCGTAATGTCCGGATGTTTTTACCAACGGATTTGTTTGTCTTCTTTTTTACAGTATCACTCATGTTCAATTAATAATTAAGGGAAAGGACACTGAAGACAATCCAAATGGTATGCCATCATTAAATTACCTTTAAATTAGTGTTATAAAGGCAATTTAATGATGGGGTGTGGAAATGCCTGGGGAAGCAATTCCTCAAAGTAGGGATTTTTAACTCTTGGTTTATGTTTACTGGAGAATGTAAAGCTTCGCGAATTTTAGTAATAATTGCTTTTGACCAATCTCCTTAAAGAATATGGTAGCCTTAATATCGGGCTTATTACCCTCCAGTGAGATCACTTTACCGAAGCCGAAACGTTCGTGCTCAACCTCCATACCTACCTGCAAATTAGAGGTGTCAGAAGGTTTGAAATTGGCTGAAGGTACGTGAGCCTTTGTCAGTATAGAAGTGGTTTTTACAGGCGCGGCAGCAGCCGGCTTAGGGCGTGAAAAGCTGTCGGGTTGTTTGTCGCGGCTCCATGCTTTGCGCTCGTCGTCAAACGGATTACTGGCCGATGATGGTTTTGCGGTGTAGTCAAGCTCAAGGAATTTAGCGTCAATTTCGTCTAAAAAGCGGCTTGGCTCGCAATTAATCAAGGTTCCGAACTTGAAACGCGAAGTAGCATAACTAATGTGCAGCTTACTTTCGGCACGGGTTACGGCTACATAAAACAGGCGGCGCTCCTCTTCCAGATCACTACGTGAGTTAAGCGACATTTGCGACGGGAAAAGATTTTCCTCCAAGCCTACAACATAAACCTGCGGAAATTCAAGACCTTTTGATGAATGGATAGTCATGAGGGATACCGTATCAGCATCCTTGTTTTTATCCTTGTCATCGTTAGTTAATAAAGCTACATCCTGCATGAAAATATCAAGGCCTTTTTCCTCAATATCCTCACGTTCCGAAAACTCTTTAATACCGTTTAAAAGCTCCTGGATATTTTCGTAACGGTTAAGGCCTTCCACCGATTTATCTTCGTAAAGATCCTTCAATAAGCCAGAATGTTGGGCTACATATAAGGCCGATTCATAGGCTGATTTGGTTTTGGCCAGCACCTGGAAACTCTGGATCATGGTAGCAAAATTGGCTACCGCGCCGGAGATTTTACCTTCAAGATATTTACCCGGTTCAACTATTACCTCCCATGGGGTTATGCCGTGCTGATCGGCTGCTACAATGATCTTATCAACCGAAGTATCGCCAATGCCGCGTTTAGGATAGTTAATAACGCGTTTTAAGGCTTCCTCATCATTGGGATTAAAGGTGAGCCTGAAATATGCTATCAGGTCCTTAATTTCCTTACGCTGATAAAATGAAAGCCCTCCGTATATCTTATAGGGGATGCCCAGCTTACGCAAAGCCTCCTCCATAGAGCGTGACTGCGCATTGGTTCGGTAAAGTATAGCAAATGCCGACCATTTAAGCCCGTTCGAGCTACGGTCCTGCATAATAGCTTCAGCTACTATTTTGCCTTCCTCGTTATCGCTGAAGGCACGCATAACCTTGATCTTATCGCCCGATTCTTTTTCGGAGAAAACATTCTTTTTAAGCTGATCTTTATTATTGCGGATGATGCTGTTGGCTACATTTACAATGTTTTGAGTTGAGCGGTAGTTTTGCTCCAGCTTAAATACCTTCAAATCCGGATAATCCTTTTCAAAGTTTAAAATATTCTGAATGTTAGCGCCACGGAAAGCGTAGATACTTTGAGCGTCATCGCCCACAACGCATAAGTTTTCGTTAACGGCAGCCAGCTTTTTAACAATCAGGTACTGCGAAAAGTTGGTATCCTGATACTCATCCACCATCAGGTACTTAAACTTATGTTGGTATTTATTAAGCACATCAGGGTGCAGCTTCAATAACTCGTTGGTTTTGTACAACAAGTCGTCAAAGTCCATAGCTCCTGCGCGGTAGCAGCGGGTGGCATACATCTCGTAGATCTTGCCCATTTGCCCGCGACCGCTTGAAAAGTCATCGGCCTGGATCTGTTCGTTCTTGTTATACTCCTGCCACGAGATCAGGTTATTTTTTGATGCCGAGATGCGGTTGAGTACAAAGTTCACATTGTACAGCTTGTCGTCGAGGTTCATTTCCTTTAAAATGGCCCTTAAAACGCTTTTGCTATCGTCGGTATCGTAAATGGTAAAATTGCTTGGGTAGCCAATTTTTTCGGCTTCAACCCGTAAAATTTTGGCAAACACCGAGTGGAAGGTGCCCATCCAGATATTTTTGGCTTCGGTACCCACCACATGGGTGATACGCTCGCGCATTTCGCGGGCGGCCTTATTGGTAAAGGTAAGCACCAGTATATTAAACGAATCAACACCTTTACGTATCAAATGCGCCACGCGATAGGTAATAACACGTGTTTTACCCGATCCGGCACCGGCAATAATCATTACCGGTCCTTCAGTTTGTTCAACCGCTGCCCTTTGTTCGGGGTTTAATCCCTGTAAATAATCCAAAATCTTTTCCTCTTTCTATGAGGCAGCGAAATTAAGGTTTTGGGCTGAAAGGGGAAAGGATTTCGGATATCGAATTTGAGATTTCGGAATTATTTTGGAAAATTGAAATGATGAGTGTCTGACATAATTTTGCGATCGGACTATGCTCTTAAGCTACTCTTAATTCAAAAACTTATTAATAGTCTTCACCAGCTTATTTACATCAAAAGGCTTAGGGACAAAGGCATCATAACCAAAGTTAACCAGGGCTATGGCCTGTTCATGGTAGGCAGAGATCAGGATTACGGGGATGTGACGGGTATCTTCGTTACTTTTAATCAACTGGCAAATACGACCGCCGTTGAGGCCTGGTAGCATATAGTCGGTTAAAACAAGGTCGGGGTTGTAGTTTTTTACGGCTGCAATAATATCATCGGTACGGTTAAGTCCGGTAACCTCAAAGTCATGGAAAGTGAGCACTGTTTCCAATACCCTTAAAATTTCGGCATCATCTTCAATTATGAGTATATTTTTCGCCATAGATAAATGCTAATTGATGTTTGATTTGCTATTAGCTTCTTAATGACACAAATAAACAAAATGTTTTATAATTAAAAATATTCCTATTGTGTTTAATTTGAGTGGATATGGGAATATATTATTGGTATCGACCTTATTAACAGTACGATATAGCGGTATTGTACCTGTATTTTATCTTTTTGTAAAGATAATTGTTTTGATGTTTATTTCGTTAAAGTGATTGATAATTAGTTAAATGGGGCTGTTTTAATTATAACGGGCAGTATAATTGGCCGTTTTGTATCCGTGAGATGCAACTCATTGAAAGTTAAGGTGTCATTTATGGCATAACCTGATAGATATGATTTGCAAAATGAAAACTAAATTTCGCCCCGGTCGGCTGATGCTTTTGATGTTTTTTATTGTTGTCGCAAACCGAAGCATTGCTCAATCTGCCGATAAATCGGAAGGTGATAATAGTGTTATAATGCCTCGGAATGATGCCGACACACTCGGTAATAATGCGACGGCGTTTATGCCTCCGGCAGATCCTTTAAAAAATGCCGGAATTATTTATGATGAAGATAACGCGGACAATCAAATAAAAAATGGCGCGCTGAAGATCGCTTCAAAAAAATATAGCAAGCTTTATGCCGCCGGTAAACTGGATGAGCTAATGATTGAAAACCGCTTTGGCGAGGTTAAAATAAACACCTGGAACCGTAGCGAGTTTAGTGTAGAAGTACAGGTAAACATTTACGCCGATAAACAAACGGACGCCCAGGGCTTTTTAAACGCCATTAATATAAGTGACAGCAGGAGGGAAGCGCTTGTATCCTTTAAAACTATCATTGGGGATAATGGAATTAATAATGGCAATGTTTTATGGAAAGGAGAAGATAAGCCCCGTATCAAGAAAATCGAGATCAATTACATCGTTTTTATGCCTGTGAAAAACGCGCTCAGCATAATCAATAACTACGGCACAACTATTCTACCCGATTTTGAAGGGAAATTGATGTTGAACAGCCTTTATAGTAACTTGAAGGCAAAAAGATTGATCAACCCGCTCAACTACGTAAAGGTAAACTTTGGCGATGTCGATATTGAAGGCTTTAGCGGTACCAGGCTGGAGGTTTTACACGGCAGTCTTGACCTTAATGAAGGTAGCAATTTCAGCGTAAGCGTTAGCTATGGTCCGGCACGGATAGGGAAGATCTATTCTTCGGCTACTATTGATGCGAGATTTGGCAAGCAATTCAGGATTGAAGACATCGACAAAAACATAAAAACATTGCATGTAAACGCCGCTTACACCAGTGTGCAGGTAGGCCGAATTACCGGGGTAAATGCCAATTGTGATGTGAGTACCTACTACGGAACCTTAAACAACAGCGATCCGCAAATCACGTTAACGAGTGATAAGTCGCCCGATAATCAGGAGAAAAGCTACAAAGGCCGTTTGGGTAAAGGCGATGCGAACCGGAATATTGTAATTAAAACAAACTTCGGCCGGGTTAATTTTGATTAAAGCAAAGACACAAAAAGGCGATGAGCTCAAACACTCATCGCCTTTTTTAATTCTTTCTAATCTCTAATCCCGGAAAATCCGAAATCGAAATTCCCAAATCCGAAATCAAAATCATTCTCCCCTGTAAACGTTGTTTTTCAGGTCAACATCGGGTAGTTGGTGATCCGGGTCAATCTCCATGCTTTTAATGGCCGATGTTGATGGATATTTAAATTTCCACACACCATCACGCTGCCAAATATTTACCGGCAAATGAAGGATTTCCGTTTTGCCGTTAGCCTGAACAATTTTAAGATCAACAGGCATGGCCACTTTTTCGTTATTAGTCAGGGTGATCATCGCGCCATTGGCCGGGTTGCCCTTAATGTATGTTACCGAACTAATAGCCTGGTCAAGCTTCCAGGTGGTAAAGAACCATGATTTCCAAAACCAGTTCAAATCTTCGCCGGTGGCATCATTCATCGCCCTGAACAGGTCATAAGGCAGCGGGTGTTTAAATGCCCAGTTTTTTACATACTCGCGGAAAGCGTAGTCAAAACGTTCGGGGCCAATCACTACATTTCTTAAGATATCTAAACCTAAAGCGGTTTTAGTATAATACTGACCGTAATCATTTAGACCAATAGCCTCAGGAGCGGTCATTAGCGGGTCTTTGCTGTTGCGGTAACCAGCCAGTACATTTTGTGCCGAAGTGCTTCTTTCAATATACTCGCCGTTGTTGAAAGCTTTGGTGGCATACTCGTTAATGAACGTGTTAAAACCTTCATCTTGCCACATGTATTTGCGCTCGTTTGAGCCAACTATCATCGGGAACCAGTTATGGCCAATTTCATGAGTAACGTCGCCCCAAAGGTCGGCTTTTTTAAGGTTGCTCAGGCAGAAGATAGCACCCGGATACTCCATACCCAAAGCCACGCCTGATACGTTCACTGCCGAATTCCATGGATATTCAAAGTATAGGTTTGAATAAATCTCCATGCTGTTTTTCAGGTACTCGGTTGAACGGCCCCAACCATCATTACCCGAACTCTCAACCGGGTAAGCAGACTGTGCAATGCCTTTACGTCCTGAAGGGAAGTTAACCCTTGCGGCATCCCAGATAAACGCATCTGAAGCGCCCCAGGCAATATCACGACTATTTTCCATTTTAAAGTGCCAGGTAAGGGTGCCCTTAAACGGACGTGTTGCGCCTTTGCCAACTTCGGATGCGCTGATGATAGTTACAGTTTTATCGCTGTTGCGGGCTTGCTCCAACCTTTTTAATTGGGTAGGTGTAAGTACTTCTTCAGGGTTTTGCAGATCGCCTGAGCCAACTACAATTTTATTTGCAGGGGCGGTGATGTAGTAATCAAAATCGCCGTATTCACAATAAAACTCGCCTAAGCCCATATAAGGCAGCGTGTTCCATCCTTCCACATCATCATAAACGCACATGCGTGGGTACCATTGGGCAATTTCATAAACATAGCCCTGTTTAAATTTTTTGCGGCCCATACGGTCGGCACCATAAAAAGGGATAGCAAAATCATAATTTACCTTGATTTCTATTTTTTCGCCTTTACCATCCATTGGGGTATTCAGGCGTAGTTGCATGCGGGCATCGGTAATAATCGGCTCAACTTTATAAGTTTCGCCTTTATAAGTAATATCAACAGAAGCAATATGGTAGCCACCTCTGCTAAAACCGCGAACATCAAACCTGTCGCCGGTATATGGCGTAACCGCCGCTCCGCGCGAATCCGGTTTAAAAAGATTTTGATCTAACTGCAGCCACAGGTAATCAAGTTTATCGGGACTGTTATTAGTATAGGTGATTTTAACTTCGCCGGTAATGGTGGTGTCTTTACCTTCGTTAAGCGAAGCTTTAATCTGGTAATCAGCTTTATTTTGCCAGTAAGCCGGCGAAGGTTTGCCGGCAGCAGAGCGTGTGCCACCGCTGGTAACCGGCCAGGTAATAGGGCCAAAAAGGTCCTGATGGTTATATTTAACAGTGTCGGAGTTTTGTGCCGATGCCGTTCGCGTTAACGGCATTAGCGCTACAGCGCATAATAAATAATTCAGTTTTAAACAGTTCATCTTAAATTTTTGACAATAAGGGGGCAAATAAAGGGAAATAATTTGTGAGTTTGGCAATTTAAAGTGTCATAAAGCCTGTGTATTAGTGATTTTAGCACATTAATATGAATCTGGAAAATGTGCCGGATCAGACATGAATAACCACCTCCCCGTAAAACTTTTCTAAATAAATACCATTTAACTTACAGGTGCAATTATATCTGCACCTTTGCAGCAAATACATTTATCATATATGAACCGTTTGGCCAATTCCACATCGCCTTATTTATTGCAGCATGCTAACAACCCGGTTAATTGGTACCCCTGGGGCAAGGAAGCCCTTGACAAGGCCAAAGCCGAAAATAAGCTCATCCTGGTGAGTATTGGATACTCGGCCTGCCACTGGTGCCATGTTATGGAGCATGAGAGTTTTGAAGATGAAGCCGTGGCGGCCGTAATGAACGAGTATTTTGTTTGTATTAAGGTAGATAGGGAAGAGCGCCCCGATGTAGACCAGATTTATATGAGTGCCGTTCAACTGATGAGTGGCCGTGGGGGCTGGCCGTTAAACTGTATCTGCCTGCCCGATCAGCGGCCAATTTATGGTGGTACGTATTTCCGTAAAAACGACTGGACATCGCTGCTCTTTAACCTTGCCGATTTTTATAAGCAAAAGCCTGAAGAAGCCGAAGATTACGCTGTGCGCCTCACCGAGGGAATCCAAAAATATGAGTCGATAGAGTTTGTAGTAGCACAGGCCGATCATACCAAAGATGATTTGCAAACCATAGTCACTAACTGGAAACGTTATTTTGATAAGCGGGAGGGAGGCAGTGGTAATGCGCCCAAATTCCCGATGCCTAATAACTGGCAGGCTTTGATGCGTTATGCTTATTTAATGAAAGATGAGGAAGTTGCCGAACAGGTAAAGCTAACACTGCATAAAATGGCTTTCGGCGGTATTTATGATCATGTTGGCGGTGGCTTCGCACGTTACTCTGTCGACGGGCTTTGGCATGTACCGCATTTTGAAAAAATGCTGTATGATAACGCTCAGCTGATTAGTCTGTACGCAGAGGCCTATACCTGGCAGCCCGATGAATTATACAAACAGATAGTTGACGAGATCATCACGTTCAGTACCCGCGAACTGATATCGCCTGAATATGGTTTCTATTCGGCCCTTGACGCTGATAGCGAAGGCAAGGAGGGTAAGTTTTACATCTTTACTAAAGGTGAAATAGCAGAAATTTTAGGTGATGACACGGAACTGTTCTGTATCTACTACAATATTACCGAAGAAGGTAATTGGGAAGAGGAGGAATCAAATGTATTATTCCGTAAGGATAGCGATGAGGCGTTGGCTGAAAAATTAGGACTTGCTGTTGATGAGCTGCTTGTCAAAATAAACGCCTCAAAACAAAAAGTATTTGAAGCGCGTGCCCAGCGTGTAAGACCGGGCCTGGATAACAAGATCCTGGCATCGTGGAATGGCTTAATGCTTAAAGGACTTGCCGATGCGTACCGCGCTTTTGATAAACCGGCATATCTCGAACTCGCGCTGAATAACGCCGGGTTTGTGTTAGATCAACTGCTTGGCCAAAATGGCAGGCTATCACGGGTTTACAGTGCCACATCGTCGCAGGATAGTCCGGTTGCGTTTTTGGATGATTATGCTAATATTATTGACGGTTTGATAGCATTATACGAAGTGACCTTTAATGAGCATTGGCTGCTTGAAGCGCGTAAACTGGCTAATACGGCCCTGTTGCATTATTATGATGAAACCAAAGGCATATTCTTTTTTACAGCCGATGACGATGAGCAGCTGATTGCCCGCAAATCGGAGATCATGGATGGCGTAATTCCGGCATCCAATTCGGTTATGGCAAGGGTGCTTAAAAAGTTAGGCTTGCTTTTTGATAACGAAGAGTACACTGAGGTTTCGGCGCAGTTGCTGCGCAATGTTATGCCGCAACTATCTAAATATGGCTCTGCCTACTCAAACTGGGTAATGCTGCTGCTTGATGAGGTATTTGGCGTAAATGAAATTGCGATAACCGGCAGTAATGCCGAGGCTTTCAGAAAGGAAATGGAAAATAATTACATCCCCAATAAAATTATGTTGGGTGGTAATACAGGAAGTTTACCTTTGTTGCAGGATAAGTTTGGTACATCAACACAAATTTTCATTTGTAAAGATAAAACCTGCGGATTACCTGCTCATAACCCGGCCGACGCCCTTAATGAAGTTGAAGCCAGATTTTACAACTAAAAACAATTTACAATGAAGATTGCACCACAGCACGTAGTATCATTAACCTACGATTTGTACGTAGACCGCGAAAACACAGGTACCGAAACTTTGGTAGAAAGTACCACTCAGGAACAACCCTTAACCTTTTTATTTGGTGCAGGCCAGATGCTGCCTAAGTTTGAAGAACACCTGAGCACACTTTCAACTGGCGACAGCTATGAGTTTCGCTTATCTCCGGAAGATGCTTACGGCGTATATGATGAAGAAGCAGTAGCAAACCTGCCTAAAGAAATGTTTCAGGGTACCGAAATTCCTGAAATTGGTAGCATTTTGCCTTTACAGGATAACCAAGGCCACCGTTTCCAGGCTATGGTAGTTTCAATTGCCGAAGATGCCGTTATTGTTGACCTTAACCACCCAATGGCTGGCCAGGAACTGCACTTTAAAGGCGATATCCTTAACGTACGCCCGGCAACGCCTGAAGAACTATCTCATGGCCACGCACACGGCCCGGATGGTCATCACGATCACTAATAGCAGGCCCCACCCAACCCTCCCCTAAAGGGAGAGGGCTTTAAATAAAAAAGGTTCATTTTGCATAATGCAAATGAACCTTTTTTGTTTATCCTGCTAATAAAAGTTTCCCCTTTAGGGGAGATTTAGAGGGGGCTTAGTAAAACTCCAGCCCGCCGTCATTCCTGAAAGCGCACTTTATAATAACCCTGGATGATACCGGTTCGCCATTTATTGTCGCTGGTATAAAAATTTTATCGGCAGGGTCGGGTACGTCGATACTCATATTAAATACTTTTTCGAAACTGCCACTAAATACATGCACTTTGAATGAGGCAAGTCGCCCCAGAGGGCTAACCAGTAATTCAACCATTCCAAATGATACATTGGGGTTAAGGTTAAGCAACTCGGGCGGAAGCTTAAACAGATTAAGATAAGGCAGGTATCCAAAAAAACGACCGCCTATTTTAAGTGGTTTGGTAACCCGTGCGGTATCGTTAAGTTTTACATCCACAACATATTGCAGGTTTGAGGTGCTGTCTTCCGGTGCTTCGTAGGTGATTTGGTTGGCCTTATAGTCAAAGTTTTGTACCAGGTGCCCCCGGTTATCGAAAAAGTGCCAAACACCACTTCTTTTATCGTTATCATAGTAACCGCTTGCCAGCGCGTAATTTTTTTGATAAAGGGCCTGGTATAAACCCTGGCGGATGCCTCTGTTGGTTTTTAATACATTAAACCGCTCTACTACCGAGTCGGTAAGGCGATTTTTTACAATAACTGTTTCCGGGGCGTTTTTAGCTGCAACATCTTTGGTTTGTGCAAACGCATAGCCGATATATAATATCGATATAAAAGTTAAAATAAGTTTTCTCAATGCAGGGATATAGATTGTTGTAAATATATAACAGCAGTTAAGTTATCTCCAAAAAAAAGCAGGATACAAATTATCCTCTGCCTCCACGCCGACCACCGCCACCTCCAAAGCCACGTCCGCCTTCACGACCACCTTGCGGGCGACTGCCGGTAAATTTTTGCAGCCTGATAGCAAAACTAAGCATGAAATATCTGCCCAGCCTATTCGTACGGGTATCAATGATCTGGTTGCCTGAGGTAGTACGTGTTACGCCCTTATTCTCATCAAAAATATCAAAAGCCTGGAAACGCAGGGAAGCGATATGCTTTTTTAAAAACTGGTATTCAACGTAGCTGCTTAACAGGGTAGGGTTAGCTTTAACAGTGCTGCTGAAGCCATGATTAATAGTTTGAGTTAAGTTATATCCCAGCACCCAGCTGTAAAAAAAGTAATTGCGGCCATCAAGTCCTAAGGTCCATGTTTGCGCGTTTGTATTTACTGTGGATGGGATACTGTAGCGTGTGGTGTTGATACTGTAATTAGCGCTGATTTCGCTATCCATAATACTGTCAATATCTACCCTGAGTTTGGCTCCCTGGTTAAGCACCCAGTTTTTGCCCTCATTGCGCTGGTTTTCAATAAACGATATGTTATTGTTATAGTTGGCACCTCCGTTTAACGAAAC includes:
- a CDS encoding tetratricopeptide repeat protein, which encodes MKRIGTFILFILLSLTVYANDINDVAATDTNEVISINANAYKNRLTNPEQTVQDANKALKLSTKLNYINGIAEAYRVIGIGKYYLDQPEKAIENYLNSLSYFTRNNNLKGEASVYNNIGILFRDHDYERSLDYLNKGLEIAQKINDAKLLGSLYLNIGNVYTRKNNLYMALKFYDKSFPIFQKRKDSINMIQCLQNRGVIYFKLKDYDKALSLLLEANTGAKAGDLNESVASVDLTLAALYMAKGDFKNAEKMVQEGTAYTQLVKDPKLDYDYKYTTYELEYNKKNYARAVNLLREIYTQDSTTYKTNVSAQMNLVEAKRRQEEQLKENERIAERQAYDRSKFWAVTVVAGLLLVVIGLLISNVKRKAKTNAQLTLLNGEVSRQKDNLDRINHHLEEIIDERTKDLQLKNKKLSEHSSYLSHQIRGPIATLRGLINLEKEGLVDQAECLDMMDKCVSEIDEKIIEMSDMLHNPPRV
- a CDS encoding helix-turn-helix domain-containing protein yields the protein MSDTVKKKTNKSVGKNIRTLRHQHGWSQEDVANRLGISIPAFSKIETGVTDINLSRLEQIANIFDVNVVHLLALDSEEVDTKPSSLSVAQKKLIDRESEIANLQRKVILLYEELRNKAVVAM
- a CDS encoding ATP-dependent helicase, with the protein product MDYLQGLNPEQRAAVEQTEGPVMIIAGAGSGKTRVITYRVAHLIRKGVDSFNILVLTFTNKAAREMRERITHVVGTEAKNIWMGTFHSVFAKILRVEAEKIGYPSNFTIYDTDDSKSVLRAILKEMNLDDKLYNVNFVLNRISASKNNLISWQEYNKNEQIQADDFSSGRGQMGKIYEMYATRCYRAGAMDFDDLLYKTNELLKLHPDVLNKYQHKFKYLMVDEYQDTNFSQYLIVKKLAAVNENLCVVGDDAQSIYAFRGANIQNILNFEKDYPDLKVFKLEQNYRSTQNIVNVANSIIRNNKDQLKKNVFSEKESGDKIKVMRAFSDNEEGKIVAEAIMQDRSSNGLKWSAFAILYRTNAQSRSMEEALRKLGIPYKIYGGLSFYQRKEIKDLIAYFRLTFNPNDEEALKRVINYPKRGIGDTSVDKIIVAADQHGITPWEVIVEPGKYLEGKISGAVANFATMIQSFQVLAKTKSAYESALYVAQHSGLLKDLYEDKSVEGLNRYENIQELLNGIKEFSEREDIEEKGLDIFMQDVALLTNDDKDKNKDADTVSLMTIHSSKGLEFPQVYVVGLEENLFPSQMSLNSRSDLEEERRLFYVAVTRAESKLHISYATSRFKFGTLINCEPSRFLDEIDAKFLELDYTAKPSSASNPFDDERKAWSRDKQPDSFSRPKPAAAAPVKTTSILTKAHVPSANFKPSDTSNLQVGMEVEHERFGFGKVISLEGNKPDIKATIFFKEIGQKQLLLKFAKLYILQ
- a CDS encoding two-component system response regulator, with amino-acid sequence MAKNILIIEDDAEILRVLETVLTFHDFEVTGLNRTDDIIAAVKNYNPDLVLTDYMLPGLNGGRICQLIKSNEDTRHIPVILISAYHEQAIALVNFGYDAFVPKPFDVNKLVKTINKFLN
- a CDS encoding M1 family metallopeptidase, which produces MNCLKLNYLLCAVALMPLTRTASAQNSDTVKYNHQDLFGPITWPVTSGGTRSAAGKPSPAYWQNKADYQIKASLNEGKDTTITGEVKITYTNNSPDKLDYLWLQLDQNLFKPDSRGAAVTPYTGDRFDVRGFSRGGYHIASVDITYKGETYKVEPIITDARMQLRLNTPMDGKGEKIEIKVNYDFAIPFYGADRMGRKKFKQGYVYEIAQWYPRMCVYDDVEGWNTLPYMGLGEFYCEYGDFDYYITAPANKIVVGSGDLQNPEEVLTPTQLKRLEQARNSDKTVTIISASEVGKGATRPFKGTLTWHFKMENSRDIAWGASDAFIWDAARVNFPSGRKGIAQSAYPVESSGNDGWGRSTEYLKNSMEIYSNLYFEYPWNSAVNVSGVALGMEYPGAIFCLSNLKKADLWGDVTHEIGHNWFPMIVGSNERKYMWQDEGFNTFINEYATKAFNNGEYIERSTSAQNVLAGYRNSKDPLMTAPEAIGLNDYGQYYTKTALGLDILRNVVIGPERFDYAFREYVKNWAFKHPLPYDLFRAMNDATGEDLNWFWKSWFFTTWKLDQAISSVTYIKGNPANGAMITLTNNEKVAMPVDLKIVQANGKTEILHLPVNIWQRDGVWKFKYPSTSAIKSMEIDPDHQLPDVDLKNNVYRGE